A window from Sphingopyxis macrogoltabida encodes these proteins:
- a CDS encoding type II toxin-antitoxin system RelE/ParE family toxin: MKIRNVIHKGLRRFIETDDASGLQPAVVAKIRRMVSFLQDMEKEDELRTVPSWKAHQLTGDRKGTWSLFVTKNWRMTFRIDRGEIEIVDLDYEDYH, from the coding sequence ATGAAGATCAGGAACGTGATCCATAAGGGATTGCGACGCTTCATCGAGACCGATGATGCTAGCGGGCTGCAGCCCGCCGTCGTGGCCAAAATCCGGCGCATGGTCTCCTTTCTCCAGGACATGGAGAAGGAGGACGAGCTGCGCACGGTGCCGAGCTGGAAGGCCCATCAGCTGACCGGCGACCGCAAAGGCACCTGGAGCCTGTTCGTGACCAAGAACTGGCGGATGACGTTCCGGATCGATCGGGGCGAGATCGAGATCGTCGACCTCGACTATGAAGATTACCACTAG